The Deinococcus sonorensis KR-87 genome includes a window with the following:
- the rplD gene encoding 50S ribosomal protein L4 yields MAQINVVGKNARTIELDLPRANKHLLHQVVTWQLAKRRQGSASTKTRAEVSRTGKKIFSQKGTGNARHGDRSVPTFVGGGVAFGPKPRNYGYTLPKKVRRLGLAMALSDRQQDGKLVAVDGFELDGKTKSFLNWAAQNGMDGSERVFLVTDDENARRGARNLSWVTALPVAGLNVYDILRHDRLVIDAVVLEPAKTEEEAGQ; encoded by the coding sequence ATGGCCCAGATCAACGTGGTGGGCAAGAACGCCCGCACCATCGAACTCGACCTGCCGCGGGCGAACAAGCACCTGCTGCACCAGGTGGTCACCTGGCAGCTGGCCAAGCGCCGTCAGGGCAGCGCCAGCACCAAGACCCGCGCTGAAGTCAGCCGCACCGGCAAGAAGATCTTCAGCCAGAAGGGCACCGGCAACGCGCGTCACGGCGACCGCAGCGTCCCGACCTTCGTGGGCGGCGGCGTGGCTTTCGGCCCCAAGCCGCGCAACTACGGCTACACCCTGCCCAAGAAGGTGCGCCGCCTCGGCCTGGCCATGGCGCTCAGCGACCGTCAGCAGGACGGCAAGCTGGTTGCGGTGGACGGCTTCGAGCTGGACGGCAAGACCAAGAGCTTCCTGAACTGGGCGGCCCAGAACGGGATGGACGGCAGTGAGCGCGTGTTCCTGGTCACCGATGACGAGAACGCCCGCCGTGGCGCCCGGAACCTGAGCTGGGTGACGGCGCTCCCGGTCGCGGGCCTGAACGTCTACGACATCCTGCGTCATGACCGTCTGGTGATCGACGCCGTGGTGCTGGAGCCGGCCAAGACGGAAGAGGAGGCGGGCCAGTGA
- the rplC gene encoding 50S ribosomal protein L3, translated as MKGILGTKIGMTQIWKGDRAVPVTVVLAGPCPVVQRKTLVTDGYEAVQVGFMPKSEKRMTRPVLGHLKKAGVGAVRYLREFRNFAPEGDTISVDIFAEGEKIDATGTSKGRGTQGVMRRWNFSGGPASHGSKKWHRRPGSIGQRKTPGRVYKGKRMAGHWGVERVTIQNLEVVEVRPSENLILIKGAIPGMTGGLVVLRQAVKGAK; from the coding sequence ATGAAGGGCATCCTCGGCACCAAGATCGGCATGACCCAGATCTGGAAGGGCGACCGCGCCGTTCCGGTGACGGTCGTGCTGGCCGGCCCGTGCCCGGTGGTGCAGCGCAAGACGCTGGTCACCGACGGCTACGAGGCTGTGCAGGTGGGTTTCATGCCCAAGAGCGAGAAGCGCATGACCCGCCCCGTGCTCGGCCATCTCAAGAAGGCCGGCGTGGGCGCGGTGCGGTACCTGCGCGAGTTCCGCAACTTCGCGCCGGAAGGCGACACCATCAGCGTGGACATCTTCGCTGAAGGCGAGAAGATCGATGCCACCGGCACCAGCAAGGGCCGCGGCACCCAGGGCGTGATGCGCCGCTGGAACTTCTCCGGTGGTCCGGCCAGTCACGGTTCCAAGAAGTGGCACCGCCGCCCCGGTTCGATCGGCCAGCGCAAGACGCCGGGCCGCGTGTACAAGGGCAAGCGCATGGCCGGGCACTGGGGTGTGGAGCGCGTCACCATCCAGAACCTGGAAGTGGTGGAAGTGCGCCCCAGCGAAAACCTGATTCTGATCAAGGGCGCCATCCCCGGCATGACCGGCGGCCTCGTGGTGCTGCGTCAGGCCGTTAAGGGAGCGAAATAA
- the rpsJ gene encoding 30S ribosomal protein S10 produces the protein MVAPKIRIKLRGFDHKALDTSASRIVDTVRRTGADVSGPVPLPTRVRRFCVLRSPFKYKDAREHFEIRTHNRLVDISNPTKKTIDSLMTLDLPTGVDIEIKTVGGRA, from the coding sequence ATGGTCGCGCCCAAGATTCGCATCAAGCTGCGCGGCTTTGACCACAAGGCGCTGGACACCTCGGCCAGCCGCATCGTGGACACGGTGCGCCGCACCGGCGCGGACGTGAGTGGCCCGGTGCCGCTGCCGACCCGCGTCCGGCGCTTCTGCGTGCTGCGGTCGCCCTTCAAGTACAAGGACGCCCGCGAGCACTTCGAGATCCGCACCCACAACCGCCTGGTGGACATCAGCAACCCCACCAAGAAGACCATCGACAGCCTGATGACCCTCGACCTGCCGACCGGCGTGGACATCGAGATCAAGACGGTGGGAGGCCGGGCATGA
- the tuf gene encoding elongation factor Tu translates to MAKGTFERTKPHVNVGTIGHVDHGKTTLTAAITFTAASADPSIETQRYDQIDKAPEEKARGITINTAHVEYNTTSRHYSHVDCPGHADYVKNMITGAAQMDGAILVVSSADGPMPQTREHILLARQVGVPYIVVFMNKVDMVDDEELLELVEMEVRELLSRYEFPGDDLPVVKGSALQALEALVADPKMARGTNKWVDNIWELLDAVDSYIPTPERDTDKTFLMPVEDVFTITGRGTVATGRVERGIVKVQDEVEIVGLRDTRKTTVTGIEMHRKLLDQGMAGDNVGVLLRGVARDDVERGQVLAKPGSIKPHTKFEASVYILSKDEGGRHSAFFGGYRPQFYFRTTDVTGVVELPEGVEMVMPGDNISFTVELIKPIAMEEGLRFAIREGGRTVGAGVVTKVNQ, encoded by the coding sequence ATGGCGAAAGGGACGTTTGAGCGGACGAAGCCCCACGTGAACGTGGGGACGATCGGGCACGTGGACCACGGGAAGACGACGCTGACGGCAGCGATCACCTTCACGGCGGCGAGCGCGGACCCGAGCATCGAGACGCAGCGCTACGACCAGATCGACAAGGCGCCGGAAGAGAAGGCGCGCGGCATCACCATCAACACCGCGCACGTGGAATACAACACCACCTCGCGCCACTACAGCCACGTGGACTGCCCGGGCCACGCCGACTACGTCAAGAACATGATCACCGGCGCCGCGCAGATGGACGGCGCGATCCTGGTGGTCAGCAGCGCCGACGGCCCGATGCCGCAGACCCGCGAGCACATCCTGCTCGCCCGTCAGGTGGGCGTGCCGTACATCGTGGTGTTCATGAACAAGGTCGACATGGTCGACGACGAAGAGTTGCTGGAGCTCGTGGAGATGGAAGTGCGCGAGCTGCTCAGCCGCTACGAGTTCCCCGGCGATGACCTGCCGGTGGTCAAGGGCAGCGCCCTGCAGGCGCTCGAGGCGCTGGTCGCCGATCCCAAGATGGCGCGCGGCACCAACAAGTGGGTCGACAACATCTGGGAACTGCTCGACGCGGTGGACAGCTACATCCCCACCCCCGAGCGCGACACCGACAAGACCTTCCTGATGCCGGTCGAAGACGTGTTCACCATCACCGGCCGTGGCACCGTGGCCACCGGTCGTGTGGAGCGCGGCATCGTCAAGGTGCAGGACGAAGTGGAGATCGTGGGCCTGCGCGACACCCGCAAGACCACCGTCACCGGCATCGAAATGCACCGCAAGCTGCTGGATCAGGGCATGGCCGGCGACAACGTGGGCGTGCTGCTGCGTGGCGTGGCGCGTGACGACGTGGAGCGCGGTCAGGTGCTGGCCAAGCCGGGCAGCATCAAGCCGCACACCAAGTTCGAAGCGAGCGTGTACATCCTCAGCAAGGACGAGGGGGGCCGCCACAGCGCGTTCTTCGGTGGCTACCGCCCGCAGTTCTACTTCCGCACCACCGACGTGACCGGTGTGGTGGAACTGCCCGAAGGCGTCGAAATGGTGATGCCCGGTGACAACATCAGCTTCACCGTGGAGCTGATCAAGCCGATCGCCATGGAAGAGGGCCTGCGCTTCGCCATCCGCGAAGGTGGCCGCACCGTTGGCGCCGGCGTCGTCACCAAGGTGAACCAGTAA
- a CDS encoding AAA family ATPase, with protein MPTLFLLCGLPGSGKTTLARQLERQHHTLTLNLDAWMVPLFGQHMERRVFDARLAQLQTMQWALAGRALQLGVNVTLDWGFWRRAERETYRQRAEALGARVRLLWLDVPSEVLWQRLLQRNGQGAAGTFELDRNALDLFRERFERPLASEEPEHLQHG; from the coding sequence ATGCCCACCCTGTTCCTGTTGTGCGGGCTGCCCGGGTCCGGGAAAACCACCCTGGCCCGGCAGCTGGAGCGGCAGCACCACACCCTGACGCTCAATCTGGATGCCTGGATGGTGCCGCTGTTCGGTCAGCACATGGAACGCCGCGTCTTTGATGCGCGGCTGGCCCAGCTGCAGACCATGCAGTGGGCGCTGGCCGGGCGCGCCCTGCAGCTGGGCGTGAACGTCACGCTCGACTGGGGCTTCTGGCGGCGGGCCGAACGGGAGACGTACCGGCAGCGGGCAGAGGCACTCGGCGCCCGCGTTCGGTTGCTGTGGCTGGACGTGCCGTCGGAGGTGCTGTGGCAGCGGCTGTTGCAGCGGAACGGGCAGGGAGCCGCAGGGACCTTCGAGCTGGACCGGAACGCGCTCGACCTGTTTCGTGAGCGCTTCGAGCGTCCTCTGGCGAGCGAGGAGCCCGAGCACCTGCAGCACGGCTGA
- a CDS encoding phenylalanine--tRNA ligase subunit beta: protein MKLPYSWLKELIPDLEAHLRQRLTQRRASESTLDGSAALDVAAGAEVHELEPLLAGLGLPLEDTVHVPAPPEGVLLVRVTEAAAMEGTQLTRLTLDTGPHGQRTIASGAPNAVGLPAGTMLALVTPGTRLGELEYGVRMLQGVESWGMAASAKELGLGESSAGLMLFPDGTAAPGTPMHTLWPADWVLDVEVTPNRADVLSALGLARDLAAALQLTLHEPPAGPAATEAGEITVVLPERGLTVERDPAQRLRFGCDHFVARTVNGVQNGPSPLWLQRRLMLCGSRSVSAIVDVSNYVMLELGQPTALYDRRAVLGDRIVVGFGLRQGERVADLMGSVHQVGPEDLLIRDGREIQIPTVQEAFRTAGEVQEGTSVLGIAGIVGAEHGAVQADTQDVVIESAHFDPVLLRRTSTRLGLKTDAVYRYERGTDPLLPPRAADRIAALLSDLGGTVHPGATVVGEPARPESIRLDPEYARALLGMEIATSEMQGMLERLGCTVEPQAGQLQVTPPSWRIDLLIQEDLIEEVARLHGYASLPETLPVLLVHPDNAGAEQASLERRELKRAVMGLGFQEVVTYTFTSDEEAARARSERPGVRLRNPLTVERTGLRTALYPSLLRTAQTHSREPRTLIFEVGHIFPASGEAERLGLLMRGPLAPDDHQAGVAGGFRAFRGLLDALASTLGAEVEVRQLRGAAVPEALHPGIAGEVVWNGQPVGWLGALHPEVAASFGLSGDTFLLEVALPLPGRTWAFHDPSRAPAAWRDLAVVAPQAVSYGEIAGLLRQHAGELLESVRPLSVYTGESIAEGQRSVAVRLTFRAGRTLSDAEVDPLMDRLMAAVRAEGWSIRER, encoded by the coding sequence ATGAAATTGCCCTATTCCTGGCTCAAAGAACTGATTCCCGACCTCGAAGCGCACCTGCGGCAGCGGCTGACCCAGCGGCGGGCCAGCGAGAGCACGCTGGACGGCTCGGCGGCCCTGGACGTGGCTGCCGGCGCGGAAGTCCACGAACTCGAGCCGTTGCTCGCCGGCCTGGGTCTGCCGCTGGAAGACACGGTGCACGTGCCGGCCCCGCCCGAGGGCGTGCTGCTGGTCCGCGTCACCGAGGCCGCCGCGATGGAAGGCACCCAGCTGACCCGGCTGACGCTGGACACCGGGCCGCACGGCCAGCGCACCATCGCTAGCGGCGCGCCCAATGCGGTGGGCCTGCCGGCCGGCACCATGCTGGCGCTGGTCACGCCCGGCACCCGGCTGGGTGAGCTGGAGTACGGCGTGCGGATGCTGCAGGGGGTGGAGAGCTGGGGCATGGCCGCCAGCGCCAAGGAGCTGGGGCTGGGCGAGAGTTCGGCGGGCCTGATGCTGTTCCCGGACGGGACCGCCGCGCCCGGCACCCCGATGCACACGCTCTGGCCCGCCGACTGGGTGCTGGACGTGGAGGTCACGCCCAACCGCGCCGACGTGCTCTCGGCGCTGGGGCTGGCCCGCGACCTCGCGGCCGCGCTGCAGCTGACCCTGCACGAGCCGCCGGCCGGCCCGGCCGCCACGGAAGCCGGTGAGATCACCGTCGTGCTGCCCGAGCGCGGCCTGACGGTCGAGCGCGACCCGGCCCAGCGGCTGCGCTTCGGCTGCGACCATTTCGTGGCGCGCACCGTGAACGGGGTGCAGAACGGCCCGTCGCCGCTGTGGCTGCAGCGCCGGCTGATGCTGTGCGGCTCGCGCAGCGTGAGCGCCATCGTGGACGTCAGCAACTACGTGATGCTGGAGCTGGGGCAGCCCACCGCGCTCTACGACCGGCGGGCCGTGCTCGGGGACCGCATCGTGGTGGGCTTCGGCCTGCGGCAGGGCGAGCGGGTGGCGGACCTGATGGGCAGCGTTCATCAGGTGGGTCCGGAGGACCTGCTGATCCGCGACGGCCGGGAGATCCAGATCCCGACCGTACAGGAGGCGTTCCGCACCGCCGGCGAGGTGCAGGAGGGCACGTCGGTGCTGGGCATCGCCGGCATCGTGGGGGCCGAGCACGGGGCGGTCCAGGCCGACACCCAGGACGTGGTGATCGAGAGCGCCCACTTCGACCCGGTGCTGCTGCGCCGGACCAGCACCCGGCTGGGCCTCAAGACCGACGCGGTCTACCGCTACGAGCGCGGCACCGACCCGCTGCTGCCGCCCCGCGCGGCCGACCGCATCGCGGCGCTGCTCTCGGACCTGGGCGGCACGGTGCATCCGGGCGCCACGGTGGTGGGCGAGCCGGCCCGGCCGGAGTCCATCCGGCTGGACCCGGAGTATGCCCGGGCGCTGCTGGGCATGGAGATTGCCACTTCGGAGATGCAGGGGATGCTGGAGCGGCTGGGCTGCACGGTGGAGCCGCAGGCCGGACAGCTGCAGGTGACGCCGCCGTCGTGGCGCATCGACCTGCTGATTCAGGAAGACCTGATCGAGGAGGTGGCGCGGCTGCACGGCTACGCCAGCCTGCCCGAGACGCTGCCGGTGCTGCTGGTGCACCCGGACAACGCCGGGGCCGAGCAGGCCAGCCTGGAGCGCCGGGAGCTGAAGCGCGCGGTGATGGGCCTGGGCTTCCAGGAGGTGGTCACCTACACCTTCACCAGCGACGAGGAGGCGGCCCGCGCCCGCAGCGAACGGCCCGGTGTGCGCCTCAGAAATCCGCTGACCGTGGAGCGTACCGGCCTGCGTACGGCGCTGTACCCCAGCCTGCTGCGCACCGCCCAGACCCACAGCCGGGAGCCGCGCACCCTGATCTTCGAGGTGGGGCACATCTTCCCGGCCAGCGGTGAGGCCGAGCGGCTGGGCCTGCTGATGCGCGGCCCACTGGCCCCGGACGACCATCAGGCGGGCGTGGCCGGCGGCTTCCGCGCTTTCCGGGGCCTGCTGGACGCGCTGGCCAGCACCCTGGGCGCCGAGGTGGAGGTGCGGCAGCTGCGCGGGGCGGCGGTGCCGGAGGCGCTGCACCCCGGCATTGCCGGCGAGGTCGTCTGGAACGGACAGCCGGTCGGCTGGCTGGGCGCGCTGCACCCGGAGGTGGCCGCCAGCTTCGGGCTGAGTGGCGATACCTTCCTGCTGGAGGTGGCGCTGCCGCTGCCGGGCCGAACGTGGGCCTTCCACGACCCCAGCCGCGCTCCAGCCGCCTGGCGCGACCTCGCGGTTGTGGCACCTCAGGCGGTCAGCTACGGCGAGATCGCAGGGCTGCTGCGGCAACACGCGGGAGAGCTGCTGGAGTCGGTGCGGCCGCTGAGCGTGTACACCGGCGAGTCGATTGCCGAGGGGCAGCGCAGTGTGGCGGTACGGCTGACCTTCCGCGCCGGGCGCACCCTGAGTGACGCGGAGGTGGACCCGCTGATGGACCGCCTGATGGCCGCAGTGCGGGCCGAGGGCTGGAGCATCCGGGAGCGGTAG
- a CDS encoding SMI1/KNR4 family protein: MSVPETLAQLEQWLKTHYRAAHGSLQPGLSDAEIDELLSDWPHRLSDDVRALYRWHDGFEDTQVELLPGLSFLPLAQALELARMLWAASAAQAQKGGPDFFPKQLLPILSDEANDVLLLVQGDEAPLPSSPAQVVALQRGQRLYAFERLDDLLRASLALLQRGVYQIDQDRDRVELADARAAQTEWRKYRLLYLEQAEAAAIEDADEDLTEDDTDLPEEVQAEQLMSNLMSMLGLHPDDLDPSTATLDELNDLAEMVPPEAWPEALQERYQALGGRPPGAPDPAPNALPPSEDTP; the protein is encoded by the coding sequence GTGAGCGTGCCGGAGACCCTCGCGCAGCTGGAGCAGTGGCTCAAGACCCACTACCGCGCCGCGCACGGCTCGCTGCAGCCGGGCCTCAGCGACGCCGAGATCGATGAGCTGCTCAGCGACTGGCCCCACCGGCTGAGCGACGACGTGCGCGCGCTGTACCGCTGGCACGACGGCTTCGAGGACACCCAGGTGGAGTTGTTGCCGGGCCTGAGCTTCCTGCCGCTCGCGCAGGCGCTGGAGCTGGCCCGGATGCTGTGGGCCGCCAGCGCGGCGCAGGCGCAGAAGGGCGGCCCCGACTTCTTCCCGAAGCAGCTGCTGCCCATCCTGTCGGACGAGGCCAACGACGTGCTGCTGCTGGTGCAGGGCGACGAGGCACCGCTGCCCAGCTCGCCGGCCCAGGTGGTGGCGCTGCAGCGTGGCCAGCGGCTCTATGCCTTCGAGCGGCTGGACGATCTGCTGCGGGCCTCGCTCGCCCTGCTGCAGCGCGGGGTCTATCAGATCGATCAGGACCGGGACCGGGTGGAGCTCGCGGACGCCCGGGCCGCGCAGACCGAGTGGCGCAAGTACCGGCTGCTGTATCTGGAGCAGGCCGAGGCGGCGGCCATCGAGGACGCCGACGAGGACCTCACCGAAGACGACACCGACCTGCCCGAGGAAGTCCAGGCCGAGCAGCTGATGAGCAACCTGATGAGCATGCTGGGCCTGCACCCCGACGACCTCGATCCGTCCACCGCCACGCTGGACGAACTGAACGACCTGGCCGAGATGGTGCCGCCCGAAGCGTGGCCCGAAGCCCTGCAGGAGCGCTATCAGGCCCTGGGTGGCCGCCCGCCCGGTGCGCCCGACCCTGCCCCCAACGCGTTGCCCCCCAGCGAGGACACCCCATGA
- the pheS gene encoding phenylalanine--tRNA ligase subunit alpha — MQEEALQAIQAAPDLESLQAVKTRYVGKSGLVTRELGTLGKLPPEERKARGAEINAVRAAIDAALTEREAALKRAALDARLASEAIDVTLPGLGLPSGGPHLISRILTDLQDIYAGLGYTVVEGNEVEDDQHNFDALNIPWFHPARDLWDTFWLEDGRLLRTHTSPMQVRYMVDHTPPLKIVVPGKVYRYEATDATHESMFHQLEGLVVGERVSMADLKGTIAEMARGLFGPRTQVRFQPSYYPFTEPGADFSVWWENPRGESKWLELGGCGMVHPNVFRAVDDLREAQGQPRVYEGKTGFAFGLGPERIAMLKYGIPDIRYFYANDPKVLAQFRGPLG, encoded by the coding sequence ATGCAGGAAGAAGCCCTTCAGGCCATCCAGGCCGCCCCCGATCTGGAGTCGCTCCAGGCGGTCAAGACCCGCTACGTGGGCAAGAGCGGACTGGTCACCCGCGAACTCGGCACCCTCGGCAAGCTGCCCCCGGAGGAACGCAAGGCGCGCGGCGCCGAGATCAACGCCGTGCGCGCCGCCATTGACGCGGCACTGACGGAGCGCGAAGCGGCGCTGAAGCGGGCTGCCCTGGACGCGCGCCTGGCCAGCGAGGCCATCGACGTGACGCTGCCGGGGCTGGGCCTGCCGTCCGGCGGGCCGCACCTGATCAGCCGCATTCTCACCGACCTGCAGGACATCTACGCCGGCCTGGGCTACACGGTGGTGGAGGGCAACGAGGTCGAGGACGACCAGCACAACTTCGACGCCCTGAACATTCCCTGGTTCCACCCGGCCCGCGACCTGTGGGACACCTTCTGGCTGGAGGACGGCCGCCTGCTGCGCACCCACACCTCACCCATGCAGGTGCGTTACATGGTCGACCACACGCCGCCCCTGAAGATCGTGGTGCCGGGCAAGGTCTACCGCTACGAGGCCACCGACGCCACCCACGAGAGCATGTTCCACCAATTGGAGGGGCTGGTGGTGGGCGAACGGGTCAGCATGGCCGACCTGAAAGGGACCATTGCCGAGATGGCCCGGGGTCTGTTCGGGCCGCGCACGCAGGTGCGTTTCCAGCCGAGCTACTACCCCTTCACCGAGCCGGGCGCCGACTTCTCGGTGTGGTGGGAGAACCCGCGCGGCGAGAGCAAGTGGCTGGAGCTGGGCGGCTGCGGCATGGTGCACCCCAACGTGTTCCGGGCGGTGGACGATTTGCGTGAGGCGCAGGGCCAGCCGCGCGTGTACGAGGGCAAGACCGGCTTCGCCTTCGGGCTGGGGCCGGAGCGCATCGCCATGCTGAAGTACGGCATTCCGGACATCCGCTACTTCTACGCCAACGACCCGAAGGTGCTGGCACAGTTCCGGGGGCCCCTCGGGTGA
- a CDS encoding RNase H family protein, which translates to MNHAYVDGSYDAGVGGWGVVLIRPGQPQSRIQGRSEAEDNNATELRAMLEAVRQAPAGERLTAHTDNTSVIRSLRVGSQSAPQDEMAAQVRLEAAERGLELRVARVNRDHRHMQTAHLLANDARRDRSSPPPPAIGAEAVIEQAHWQAEARVSLRRAGERVTLQFPVDPVAPLPPTVQVLIAVLSLAQPQETLLIRRASRLAQAIWERPVRALEGEARDAVQAARSEAAEKRVQVLFEEAGLRAGD; encoded by the coding sequence GTGAACCACGCCTACGTGGACGGCAGCTATGACGCGGGAGTGGGCGGCTGGGGCGTGGTGCTGATCCGGCCCGGGCAGCCGCAGAGCCGCATTCAGGGCCGCTCGGAGGCCGAGGACAACAATGCCACCGAGCTGCGCGCCATGCTGGAGGCGGTGCGACAGGCGCCGGCGGGCGAGCGGCTGACCGCCCACACCGACAACACCAGCGTGATCCGCAGCCTGCGGGTCGGCAGCCAGAGTGCGCCGCAGGACGAGATGGCCGCGCAGGTGCGGCTGGAAGCCGCCGAACGCGGCCTGGAGCTGCGGGTGGCGCGGGTGAACCGCGACCACCGCCACATGCAGACCGCCCACCTGCTGGCCAACGACGCCCGGCGCGACCGCTCCAGCCCGCCTCCGCCTGCCATCGGCGCGGAGGCCGTCATCGAACAGGCGCACTGGCAGGCGGAAGCCCGGGTCAGCCTGCGCCGCGCTGGCGAGCGGGTGACGCTGCAGTTCCCGGTGGACCCGGTGGCGCCGCTGCCGCCCACCGTGCAGGTGCTGATCGCGGTGCTGAGCCTGGCCCAGCCACAGGAAACGCTGCTGATCCGGCGGGCCAGCCGGCTGGCGCAGGCGATCTGGGAGCGTCCGGTGCGCGCGCTGGAAGGTGAGGCCCGGGACGCGGTCCAGGCGGCCCGCAGCGAGGCCGCCGAAAAGCGGGTGCAGGTGCTGTTCGAGGAGGCGGGCCTGCGGGCTGGCGACTGA
- a CDS encoding DNA topoisomerase IB codes for MTTRTELLQETYLRREGNKPDAFRYFEPDGREYRDAAGLERIARLAVPPAYQDVYVSPDPDAELQAFGRDAAGRLQYRYHPEFMQAGALRKWQRLTRFAGVLPTLRTVTGSDLRRSGLPERKVLALMTRLLHVGHFRVGSDGYAAAHRTYGLSTLRHRHVTVSGTTVTFDFRGKHGIQQHKATRDATLAANISRLLELPGPWLFQAVQDEGRFRVRAGQLNRYLGEVIGPFTAKDFRTWGGTLTAAEYLAEAGVAGSERAARRTLVECVKYVADDLGNTPAVVRGHYVCPVIFDRYLEGKVLDDYEPRATRADNLEGLTRSEAALKRMLESEKSLRTRRRG; via the coding sequence GTGACGACCCGCACCGAGCTGCTGCAGGAAACCTACCTGCGCCGTGAAGGCAATAAGCCGGACGCCTTCCGGTACTTCGAGCCGGACGGCCGCGAGTACCGTGACGCGGCGGGCCTGGAGCGCATCGCGCGGCTGGCGGTGCCGCCCGCGTATCAGGACGTGTACGTGAGCCCCGACCCGGACGCCGAACTGCAGGCCTTCGGCCGGGACGCGGCCGGGCGGCTGCAGTACCGCTACCACCCGGAGTTCATGCAGGCGGGGGCGCTGCGCAAGTGGCAGCGGCTGACCCGCTTCGCCGGGGTGCTGCCGACCCTGCGGACCGTGACCGGCAGCGACCTGCGCCGCAGCGGCCTGCCGGAGCGCAAGGTGCTGGCCCTAATGACCCGGCTGCTGCACGTGGGGCACTTCCGGGTGGGCAGCGACGGCTACGCGGCGGCCCACCGCACCTACGGCCTGTCCACGCTGCGGCACCGGCACGTCACGGTCAGCGGCACCACCGTGACCTTTGATTTCCGGGGCAAGCACGGCATCCAGCAGCACAAGGCCACCCGCGACGCCACCCTGGCGGCCAACATCTCGCGGCTGCTGGAGCTGCCGGGCCCGTGGCTGTTTCAGGCGGTGCAGGACGAGGGGCGCTTCCGGGTGCGGGCCGGGCAGCTCAACCGCTACCTGGGCGAGGTGATCGGCCCGTTCACCGCCAAGGACTTCCGCACCTGGGGCGGGACGCTGACGGCCGCCGAGTACCTCGCGGAGGCGGGCGTGGCCGGCAGCGAGCGCGCCGCGCGCCGCACCCTGGTGGAGTGCGTCAAATACGTCGCCGACGACCTGGGCAACACCCCGGCGGTGGTGCGCGGCCACTACGTCTGCCCGGTGATCTTTGACCGCTACCTGGAGGGCAAGGTGCTGGACGACTACGAGCCCCGGGCCACCCGCGCCGACAACCTGGAGGGCCTGACCCGCAGCGAGGCGGCCCTGAAGCGGATGCTGGAGAGCGAAAAGTCGCTGAGAACCCGCCGCCGGGGCTGA
- the ung gene encoding uracil-DNA glycosylase, whose protein sequence is MSLPSSSSGLASLPELPADWQAALQGVMHSAAFQQLLAFVEAERQAGPVYPAPEDMFTALRLTPLHEVRVLILGQDPYHGAGQAHGLSFSVRPGVRPPPSLQNIYKELRDDVGFQIPRHGDLRSWARQGVLLLNAVLTVRQGQPNSHAGHGWEAFTDAVIRAVNEQPQRVVFVLWGAYARKKAKLVTGSQHVVIESAHPSPLSVTKFMGTRPFSRVNAALTEAGRDPIDWQLPLTPDGA, encoded by the coding sequence ATGTCACTGCCGTCTTCTTCGTCCGGCCTGGCCTCGTTGCCGGAGCTGCCCGCCGACTGGCAGGCCGCCCTGCAGGGCGTGATGCACAGCGCCGCCTTTCAGCAGTTGCTGGCCTTCGTGGAGGCCGAGCGTCAGGCCGGACCCGTCTATCCGGCCCCCGAGGATATGTTCACGGCCCTGCGCCTGACGCCGCTGCACGAGGTGCGGGTGCTGATTCTGGGCCAGGACCCGTATCACGGGGCGGGGCAGGCCCACGGGCTGAGCTTCAGCGTGCGCCCCGGCGTGCGGCCGCCGCCCAGCCTGCAGAACATCTACAAGGAACTGCGCGACGACGTGGGTTTCCAGATACCCCGGCACGGCGACCTGCGCAGCTGGGCCCGCCAGGGGGTGCTGCTGCTCAATGCGGTGCTGACGGTGCGCCAGGGGCAGCCGAACAGCCACGCGGGTCACGGCTGGGAAGCGTTCACCGACGCCGTGATCCGGGCGGTGAACGAACAGCCGCAGCGGGTGGTGTTCGTGCTGTGGGGTGCCTATGCCCGCAAGAAGGCCAAGCTGGTGACCGGCAGCCAGCACGTGGTGATCGAGTCGGCGCATCCCAGCCCGCTGAGCGTCACGAAGTTCATGGGCACCCGGCCGTTCAGCCGCGTCAACGCCGCCCTGACCGAGGCGGGCCGGGACCCCATCGACTGGCAGCTGCCGCTGACGCCGGACGGAGCGTGA
- a CDS encoding DUF3197 domain-containing protein translates to MSFTIADPLGLTGAPALTLQALQARFEGADLRGARLILLTDRQGERLQARYAVLVEASGERVLTAAAFGPHYGKAGMEALRRLAQWGDAQGLPVRETVLNASDFNRVVAEPDAEEVGRLVAASNPSDYGIYLS, encoded by the coding sequence ATGTCCTTCACCATCGCTGATCCGCTGGGCCTGACCGGTGCTCCGGCCCTCACGCTGCAGGCGCTGCAGGCCCGCTTTGAAGGCGCGGACCTGCGTGGCGCGCGCCTGATTCTGCTGACCGACCGCCAGGGCGAGCGCTTACAGGCGCGTTACGCCGTGCTGGTGGAGGCCTCGGGTGAGCGGGTGCTGACCGCGGCCGCCTTTGGGCCGCACTACGGCAAGGCCGGGATGGAGGCGCTGCGCCGGCTGGCCCAGTGGGGGGACGCGCAGGGCCTCCCGGTGCGCGAAACGGTGCTGAATGCCAGCGACTTCAACCGGGTGGTGGCCGAGCCGGACGCCGAGGAGGTGGGGCGGCTGGTGGCGGCCAGCAACCCCAGCGACTACGGCATTTATCTGTCCTGA